One Egicoccus halophilus genomic region harbors:
- a CDS encoding polysaccharide biosynthesis tyrosine autokinase — protein sequence MSRVTERGAESPSVVGALWRFRWLVLAVTVVAAVGGFLLSRAQPPVYETSTVLYLTDPGSSAVFGGGAGTNLDRYVPQQAERAMSTPVKTLAAEALDDGTTADDLHELVEVTGDVELATLEITVTGDSPGFTAAAADAMAEAYQEAVRTAELERADRAASELETAAADIEAQVQALGEAGEDEPALLAQVNVLTQRLLEVEALSQQLRVDARLFGAGVEFVEQAEEPLAPVSPAPVRDALIAALLGALLGGAVAYWLAGRGQRVTSSEQPSQVLGVPLLGSLPTYDVDAEGTLRHRVDLEPLTAEAYRFVYTSLELLLRETGARSVMVTSARPKTGKTETALQLAVTAQTRGRRTLLVDADFRMQGLTRFLRSERERGLLDLEDTTREPLEAVTAYPYVEGADLGVLTTGRVGGEGTEQLRESWFGHAFPQLTQHFDLTVVDSPPLLAIADAATVAAYTDAVVLVVREGMDLADLERVRERLRFVGQRLVGYVYLSPSALENSSFDYGLVRAQANRPGASRPANRPGSLAPSEPTRS from the coding sequence ATGAGTCGCGTGACCGAGCGCGGGGCGGAGTCGCCCAGCGTGGTGGGCGCCCTGTGGCGGTTCCGGTGGCTCGTCCTGGCCGTGACCGTGGTCGCCGCCGTCGGGGGGTTCCTGCTCTCACGGGCGCAGCCGCCGGTGTACGAGACCTCGACGGTGCTGTACCTGACCGACCCGGGCTCGTCGGCGGTCTTCGGCGGCGGTGCCGGCACGAACCTCGACCGCTACGTGCCCCAGCAGGCCGAGCGGGCGATGTCCACCCCGGTCAAGACGCTGGCCGCCGAGGCGCTCGACGACGGCACCACCGCCGACGACCTGCACGAACTGGTCGAGGTCACCGGTGACGTCGAGCTCGCGACGCTGGAGATCACGGTCACCGGCGACTCGCCGGGCTTCACCGCGGCCGCCGCCGACGCCATGGCCGAGGCCTACCAGGAGGCGGTGCGCACGGCCGAGCTCGAACGGGCCGACCGGGCCGCCTCGGAGCTCGAGACGGCCGCCGCCGACATCGAGGCACAGGTCCAGGCGCTGGGCGAGGCGGGCGAGGACGAACCCGCCCTGCTCGCCCAGGTCAACGTGCTCACGCAACGGCTGCTGGAGGTGGAGGCGCTCTCGCAGCAGCTGCGGGTCGACGCGCGCCTGTTCGGTGCCGGGGTCGAGTTCGTCGAACAGGCCGAGGAGCCGCTGGCACCGGTGTCGCCGGCGCCGGTCCGTGACGCGCTGATCGCCGCCCTGCTCGGTGCCCTGCTCGGCGGTGCCGTCGCCTACTGGCTGGCCGGTCGCGGCCAGCGGGTGACCTCGTCCGAGCAGCCCAGCCAGGTGCTGGGGGTGCCGCTGCTGGGGTCGCTGCCGACCTACGACGTCGACGCCGAGGGCACGCTGCGCCACCGGGTCGACCTCGAGCCGCTGACCGCCGAGGCCTACCGGTTCGTCTACACCTCGCTGGAGCTGCTGCTGCGCGAGACCGGGGCCCGTTCGGTGATGGTGACCAGCGCCCGGCCGAAGACCGGCAAGACCGAGACGGCGCTGCAGTTGGCCGTCACCGCCCAGACCCGGGGCCGGCGCACGCTGCTGGTCGACGCGGACTTCCGCATGCAGGGCCTCACCCGCTTCCTGCGTTCGGAGCGCGAGCGTGGCCTGCTCGACCTCGAGGACACCACGCGCGAGCCGCTGGAGGCCGTCACGGCGTACCCGTACGTCGAGGGCGCCGACCTCGGCGTGCTGACCACCGGACGGGTGGGGGGCGAGGGCACCGAGCAGCTGCGCGAGTCGTGGTTCGGCCACGCCTTCCCGCAGCTCACCCAGCACTTCGACCTCACGGTCGTGGACAGCCCCCCGCTGCTGGCCATCGCCGACGCGGCGACCGTGGCCGCCTACACCGACGCGGTGGTGCTGGTCGTCCGCGAGGGCATGGACCTCGCCGACCTCGAGCGCGTCCGCGAACGGCTGCGCTTCGTCGGCCAACGGCTGGTCGGCTACGTGTACCTCAGCCCGTCCGCGCTGGAGAACAGCAGCTTCGACTACGGCCTGGTGCGGGCGCAGGCCAACCGGCCCGGCGCCAGTCGGCCCGCCAACCGGCCCGGCAGCCTGGCGCCCTCGGAGCCGACGCGCTCATGA
- the gmd gene encoding GDP-mannose 4,6-dehydratase has product MDRTALVTGISGQDGSYLAELLLEKGYRVHGLIRRASSFNTDRIDHLYQDPHEEDVRLTLHYGDLTDGSQLARLIRAINPDEIYNLAAQSHVAVSFDQPQYTGNVGALGTVRLLEAIRETGIDTRLYQAGTSEMFGASPPPQHEDTPFRPRSPYAAAKLYAYWVVDNYREGYGMYAVNGILFNHESPRRHATFVTRKVTRAVARIIAGKDEKVYLGNLDAERDWGHARDYVRAMWMMLQQDTPRDFVIGTGESHTIRELCEVAFGRVGLDWQSFVEVDPRYFRPVEVERLQADPSRANSLLGWKPEVGFEELIEEMVAADLQAEGLTLDAARAVVAEKFTAGRR; this is encoded by the coding sequence ATGGATCGCACGGCGCTCGTCACCGGTATCTCGGGTCAGGACGGTTCGTACCTGGCGGAATTGCTGTTGGAGAAGGGATATCGGGTCCACGGTCTCATCCGCCGTGCGTCGTCGTTCAACACCGACCGCATCGACCATCTCTACCAGGATCCGCACGAGGAAGACGTGCGGCTGACGCTCCATTACGGCGACCTCACCGACGGTTCGCAGCTGGCACGGTTGATCCGCGCGATCAACCCCGACGAGATCTACAACCTCGCGGCCCAGTCGCACGTCGCGGTGTCGTTCGACCAGCCGCAGTACACCGGCAACGTCGGCGCGCTCGGCACGGTCCGCCTGCTCGAGGCGATCCGGGAGACCGGCATCGACACCCGGCTCTACCAGGCGGGCACCTCGGAGATGTTCGGGGCGTCCCCGCCGCCGCAGCACGAGGACACCCCGTTCCGTCCCCGCTCGCCGTACGCCGCCGCGAAGCTCTACGCCTACTGGGTCGTGGACAACTACCGCGAGGGCTACGGGATGTACGCCGTCAACGGCATCCTGTTCAACCACGAGTCGCCGCGTCGCCATGCCACCTTCGTCACCCGCAAGGTGACCCGGGCCGTCGCCCGCATCATCGCCGGCAAGGACGAGAAGGTCTATCTCGGCAACCTCGACGCCGAACGCGACTGGGGCCACGCCCGCGACTACGTGCGGGCCATGTGGATGATGCTCCAGCAGGACACGCCGCGCGACTTCGTCATCGGCACCGGTGAGTCGCACACGATCCGCGAGCTGTGCGAGGTCGCCTTCGGCAGGGTCGGGCTGGATTGGCAGTCGTTCGTCGAGGTCGACCCGCGCTACTTCCGCCCGGTCGAGGTCGAGCGGCTCCAGGCCGACCCGAGCCGGGCCAACAGCCTGCTCGGCTGGAAGCCGGAGGTGGGCTTCGAGGAGTTGATCGAGGAGATGGTGGCGGCCGACCTGCAGGCCGAGGGGTTGACGCTGGACGCCGCGCGCGCCGTCGTGGCGGAGAAGTTCACCGCGGGCCGCCGATGA
- a CDS encoding GDP-L-fucose synthase family protein, whose product MSQPYDLTGKRVWVAGHRGMVGSALVRRLAREPVADVVTATSAEVDLRRQEPTERFVADERPDVVLLAAAKVGGIEANRTAQAEFLYDNLMIAANVIEAARRVGVERFVVLGSSCVYPREAPQPIAESSLLTGPLEPTNEGYAVAKIAALELAKFYRRQHGMDAISLMPSNLYGPNDNFDPTGSHVLAALLRKVHLAKVTGAPSVPVWGTGTPRREFLHVDDLADATVHALCHHAGEEHLNVGWGDDVTIRAVAELICEVVGYDGELAFDTSMPDGMPRKLLDTSRMQALGWQPRIGLREGLTDAYRWFVDHVAERV is encoded by the coding sequence ATGAGCCAGCCCTACGACCTCACCGGCAAGCGGGTCTGGGTCGCCGGACACCGCGGCATGGTCGGCTCGGCCCTGGTGCGACGGCTCGCACGGGAACCGGTCGCCGACGTGGTGACCGCCACCTCCGCCGAGGTGGACCTGCGCCGTCAGGAGCCCACCGAGCGCTTCGTCGCCGACGAGCGTCCCGACGTGGTGCTGCTGGCCGCGGCCAAGGTCGGCGGCATCGAGGCCAACCGCACCGCCCAGGCCGAGTTCCTCTACGACAACCTGATGATCGCCGCCAACGTGATCGAGGCGGCCCGCCGGGTCGGCGTGGAGCGCTTCGTCGTGCTCGGTTCCTCCTGCGTCTACCCGCGTGAGGCGCCGCAGCCGATCGCGGAGTCGTCGTTGCTGACCGGGCCGCTCGAGCCGACGAACGAGGGCTACGCGGTCGCCAAGATCGCCGCGCTCGAGCTCGCCAAGTTCTACCGGCGCCAGCACGGCATGGACGCGATCAGCCTCATGCCGAGCAACCTCTACGGTCCCAACGACAACTTCGACCCGACCGGGTCGCACGTGCTCGCGGCGCTGCTGCGCAAGGTGCACCTCGCCAAGGTCACCGGTGCGCCCAGCGTGCCGGTGTGGGGGACCGGGACGCCGCGGCGGGAGTTCCTGCACGTCGACGACCTCGCCGACGCCACGGTGCACGCGCTGTGCCACCACGCCGGCGAGGAGCACCTCAACGTCGGGTGGGGCGACGACGTCACCATCCGTGCGGTCGCCGAGCTGATCTGCGAGGTCGTCGGCTACGACGGCGAGCTGGCGTTCGACACCTCCATGCCCGACGGGATGCCGCGCAAGCTGCTCGACACCAGCCGCATGCAGGCGCTGGGCTGGCAGCCGCGCATCGGTCTGCGCGAGGGGCTCACCGACGCCTACCGCTGGTTCGTCGACCACGTCGCCGAACGGGTGTGA
- a CDS encoding phosphomannose isomerase type II C-terminal cupin domain has protein sequence MTDAALDTGGAALQPQPLVDERPWGRFHRYTHNERSTVKIITVEAGASLSLQRHQSRDEWWVVLDDGLLIQVGEDTVEASAGEEFFVPRGVVHRVSGGRTGGRFLEIALGHFDEDDIERLDDCYGRT, from the coding sequence ATGACCGACGCAGCACTCGACACCGGGGGGGCGGCGCTGCAGCCGCAGCCGCTGGTCGACGAACGTCCGTGGGGGCGGTTCCACCGCTACACCCACAACGAACGCTCGACGGTGAAGATCATCACCGTCGAGGCGGGCGCGTCGTTGAGCCTCCAGCGTCACCAGTCGCGGGACGAGTGGTGGGTGGTCCTCGACGACGGGCTGCTGATCCAGGTCGGCGAGGACACGGTCGAGGCCTCCGCGGGCGAGGAGTTCTTCGTCCCGCGCGGCGTCGTGCACCGGGTGTCGGGCGGCCGCACCGGTGGTCGCTTCCTGGAGATCGCGCTCGGGCACTTCGACGAGGACGACATCGAGCGTCTCGACGACTGCTACGGGCGTACCTGA
- a CDS encoding glycosyltransferase family 2 protein, whose translation MTADSRPRVSILLPAYNAENYLQEALDDLLHQTFSDFELVAVDDGSTDATLEIFERAANEDPRVVVLSGEPNRGLSTALNRGLARCRAPLVARADADDRYAAERLERQVRFLDAHPEVGLLSCAAQRMTEDAVPLGVARFPTEDGPIRLRELFVNSFCSPGVVFRTDLVRELGGFDPAYRFGEDGDMWDRLRQVTKAANLPEVLVHYRILASSLTRSTMSERERQGPVVRRRALARYLERPVSLEEAESMVTTFHARRESMGTASQLRVGLAGMQEVLSRASVREDAATVAYFRRACALALLQHADFRRDREPASAWQLYVRALRWWPRLAASRRGLGQARRCASSTAHRLLPIGGR comes from the coding sequence ATGACGGCAGACTCCAGGCCACGTGTCAGCATCCTGCTGCCCGCGTACAACGCGGAGAACTACTTGCAGGAGGCCCTGGACGACCTGTTGCACCAGACCTTCTCCGACTTCGAGCTGGTCGCCGTCGACGACGGGAGCACGGACGCCACCCTCGAGATCTTCGAGCGCGCCGCCAACGAGGACCCCCGCGTCGTCGTGCTGTCGGGCGAGCCCAACCGGGGCCTCTCCACCGCGCTGAACCGTGGCCTGGCGCGCTGTCGCGCCCCCTTGGTGGCACGGGCGGACGCCGACGACCGCTATGCCGCCGAGCGTCTCGAACGACAGGTTCGTTTCCTCGACGCTCATCCCGAGGTCGGACTGCTCTCCTGTGCCGCGCAGCGCATGACCGAGGACGCCGTTCCGCTCGGCGTCGCCCGCTTCCCCACCGAGGACGGGCCGATCCGTCTCCGCGAGCTGTTCGTCAACTCCTTCTGCTCGCCCGGTGTCGTCTTCCGCACCGACCTGGTCCGAGAGCTCGGCGGGTTCGACCCGGCCTATCGATTCGGCGAGGACGGCGACATGTGGGATCGGCTGCGTCAGGTCACCAAGGCGGCCAACCTGCCCGAAGTACTGGTGCACTACCGCATCCTTGCGTCCTCGCTCACCCGCTCGACGATGTCCGAGCGGGAACGGCAGGGACCCGTCGTCCGTCGACGGGCGCTCGCCCGCTACCTCGAACGTCCGGTGAGCCTCGAGGAAGCCGAGTCCATGGTCACGACCTTCCATGCGCGCCGCGAGAGCATGGGAACGGCGTCCCAGCTGCGTGTGGGACTGGCCGGCATGCAAGAGGTCCTCTCCCGCGCGAGCGTTCGCGAGGACGCGGCGACCGTGGCCTACTTCCGCCGTGCGTGCGCCCTCGCGCTCCTCCAGCACGCGGACTTCCGACGGGACAGGGAACCGGCATCGGCATGGCAGCTGTACGTGCGCGCGCTGCGGTGGTGGCCGCGCTTGGCGGCCAGTCGCCGTGGTCTGGGGCAGGCTCGCCGGTGCGCCTCGTCGACCGCACACCGGCTCCTCCCGATCGGCGGCCGCTGA
- a CDS encoding DNA gyrase/topoisomerase IV subunit B: MTEYSAQSISVLKGLEGVRKRPAMYIGSTDVRGLHHLVWEVVDNAVDEHLAGHAKRIVVRILDDGGVEVSDDGRGIPIDLHPTEKLPAVELALTTLHAGGKFDRQSYAVSGGLHGVGVSVVNALSTRTEVEVLRGGHRHTIAFSQGAKIEDLAKAGKAKGSGTLVRFWADPDIFETTDLEHDRIAERLRETALLNPGLEIMLADDRDGRSQTFRFQHGLTDFVSDLLRGKEPLVAPIEVSDEREYEGQPVAIDLAFTWSDGFHDDRLRSYVNIVRTADGGTHEEGFRRALTTTLNKFGRDSGALLKKDPNLTGDDVREGLVAVVSIKLPDPQFEGQTKGRLGSTIARGYVEQVVAEELAAWLAKHKAKGKQIIKRAAVAAKARQAAKAARELTRRKGLLDTQSAGLPGKLADCTSRDPSETELYIVEGDSAGGSSKSARDRHTQAILPLRGKVLNVEKAQLNRVLENAEIQALVKAIGTGVGDAYDHDRLRYDKIVLMADADVDGGHITTLLLTFFYRLTPKLIEKGHLYLAQPPLYQLRKGTKVAYAMSDKERDTLLRTAFKRNSNVEIQRFKGLGEMDADQLWATTMDPGRRTLLRVNIDDAARADELFVLLMGNQTDPRRDWIVTNAQFVENVDV, from the coding sequence GTGACCGAGTACAGCGCACAGAGCATCAGTGTCCTCAAGGGACTCGAGGGGGTGCGCAAGCGTCCGGCGATGTACATCGGCTCGACCGACGTCCGCGGCCTGCACCACCTGGTGTGGGAGGTGGTCGACAACGCCGTCGACGAGCACCTCGCCGGCCACGCGAAGCGGATCGTCGTGCGCATCCTCGACGACGGCGGGGTCGAGGTGTCCGACGACGGCCGCGGCATCCCGATCGACCTGCACCCGACCGAGAAGCTGCCCGCGGTCGAGCTCGCGCTGACCACCCTGCACGCCGGCGGCAAGTTCGACCGGCAGTCCTACGCCGTGTCCGGCGGACTGCACGGCGTCGGTGTCTCGGTCGTCAACGCCCTGTCGACCCGTACCGAGGTCGAGGTGCTGCGCGGCGGGCACCGGCACACCATCGCCTTCTCGCAGGGCGCGAAGATCGAGGACCTGGCCAAGGCCGGCAAGGCCAAGGGGTCGGGAACGCTGGTGCGCTTCTGGGCCGACCCGGACATCTTCGAGACCACCGACCTCGAGCACGACCGCATCGCCGAGCGCCTGCGCGAGACGGCCCTGCTCAACCCGGGCCTGGAGATCATGCTCGCCGACGACCGCGACGGTCGCTCGCAGACGTTCCGGTTCCAGCACGGCCTGACCGACTTCGTCAGCGACCTGCTGCGTGGCAAGGAGCCGCTCGTCGCCCCGATCGAGGTCTCCGACGAGCGTGAGTACGAGGGCCAGCCGGTCGCGATCGACCTCGCCTTCACCTGGTCCGACGGGTTCCACGACGACCGGCTGCGCAGCTACGTCAACATCGTGCGCACCGCCGACGGCGGCACCCACGAGGAGGGCTTCCGCCGGGCGCTGACCACGACGCTCAACAAGTTCGGCCGCGACTCGGGCGCGCTGCTCAAGAAGGACCCGAACCTCACCGGCGACGACGTGCGCGAGGGCCTGGTCGCGGTGGTCTCCATCAAGCTGCCCGACCCGCAGTTCGAGGGACAGACCAAGGGGCGGCTCGGCTCCACGATCGCCCGCGGCTACGTCGAACAGGTCGTCGCCGAGGAACTCGCCGCCTGGCTCGCCAAGCACAAGGCGAAGGGCAAGCAGATTATCAAGCGTGCAGCGGTGGCCGCCAAGGCCCGGCAGGCCGCCAAGGCCGCGCGTGAGCTCACCCGTCGCAAGGGCCTGCTCGACACCCAGTCGGCCGGCCTGCCCGGCAAGCTCGCCGACTGCACCTCGCGCGACCCGTCGGAGACCGAGCTCTACATCGTCGAGGGCGACTCCGCCGGCGGCTCGTCGAAGTCGGCCCGTGACCGCCACACCCAGGCGATCCTGCCCCTGCGCGGCAAGGTCCTCAACGTCGAGAAGGCGCAGCTCAACCGGGTGCTCGAGAACGCCGAGATCCAGGCGCTGGTGAAGGCGATCGGCACCGGCGTCGGCGACGCCTACGACCACGACCGGCTGCGCTACGACAAGATCGTGCTGATGGCCGACGCCGACGTCGACGGCGGGCACATCACCACCCTGCTGCTGACCTTCTTCTACCGGCTGACGCCGAAGCTGATCGAGAAGGGCCACCTCTACCTCGCCCAGCCGCCGCTGTACCAGCTGCGCAAGGGCACCAAGGTCGCCTACGCGATGAGCGACAAGGAGCGCGACACGCTGCTGCGCACGGCGTTCAAGCGCAACAGCAACGTCGAGATCCAGCGCTTCAAGGGGCTCGGCGAGATGGACGCCGACCAGCTGTGGGCGACCACCATGGACCCGGGCCGCCGCACCCTGCTGCGCGTCAACATCGACGACGCCGCCCGCGCCGACGAGCTGTTCGTGCTGCTGATGGGCAACCAGACCGACCCGCGCCGCGACTGGATCGTCACCAACGCGCAGTTCGTCGAGAACGTCGACGTCTGA
- a CDS encoding saccharopine dehydrogenase NADP-binding domain-containing protein translates to MGQSEGESAGVQARVAVVGAGFVGRGLVHRLARRTSVAGLLVVNRRAERAVQAFADAGVDPDAVVREDDPARVGEAVAEGRPAVLADASVLPEVPGIDVVVEATGAMTFGTRTILAALEGGRHVVSMNAEVDALLGHHLQAVAERAGVVYTIGDGDQPGVLLRVMHEAEQLGLRPTVALNCKRNLDVHQNPDDSRPYAERDGTSVEMTTAFGDGTKMHIENVVTANLSGLRPAPIGTPGVRTELAAVADDVRAAGIEPGTVHFTLGGDFGGGVLVLAGTDDPDFDAPYLRYGKLGDGPWYPLFRPYHLIHMEVPVTIDQVLAGGPALGTRTPAPVATCVAVAKRDLRAGEQLDGIGGFTAYGVAATVEEGAELLPIGLSQHATLRRDVGVDQPVRLEDVELDEDAELVRLARQRRG, encoded by the coding sequence ATGGGGCAGTCGGAAGGCGAGAGCGCGGGCGTGCAGGCGCGGGTGGCCGTCGTCGGGGCGGGGTTCGTCGGTCGGGGACTGGTCCACCGCCTGGCGCGGCGCACGTCGGTCGCGGGTCTGCTGGTCGTCAACCGTCGTGCCGAGCGCGCCGTGCAGGCGTTCGCCGACGCCGGGGTCGACCCCGACGCCGTGGTGCGCGAGGACGATCCGGCCCGCGTCGGGGAGGCGGTGGCCGAGGGGCGGCCCGCCGTCCTCGCGGACGCGTCGGTCCTGCCCGAGGTGCCCGGCATCGACGTGGTCGTCGAGGCCACCGGCGCGATGACGTTCGGTACCCGGACCATCCTCGCCGCGCTCGAGGGCGGTCGCCACGTCGTGTCGATGAACGCCGAGGTGGATGCGCTGCTCGGCCACCACCTGCAGGCGGTCGCCGAACGGGCCGGGGTGGTCTACACCATCGGCGACGGCGACCAGCCCGGCGTGCTGCTGCGGGTGATGCACGAGGCGGAGCAGCTCGGTCTGCGTCCGACGGTCGCCCTCAACTGCAAGCGCAACCTCGACGTCCACCAGAACCCCGACGACAGCCGGCCCTACGCCGAACGGGACGGGACCAGCGTCGAGATGACCACCGCGTTCGGCGATGGCACCAAGATGCACATCGAGAACGTGGTGACCGCCAACCTCAGCGGGTTGCGACCCGCCCCGATCGGGACGCCCGGCGTCCGGACCGAACTGGCCGCGGTGGCCGACGACGTGCGCGCGGCCGGCATCGAGCCCGGCACGGTGCACTTCACCCTCGGTGGCGACTTCGGGGGTGGCGTGCTGGTGCTGGCCGGCACGGACGATCCCGACTTCGACGCGCCCTACCTGCGCTACGGCAAGCTCGGTGACGGTCCCTGGTACCCGCTGTTCCGGCCCTACCACCTCATCCACATGGAGGTGCCGGTCACCATCGACCAGGTGCTGGCTGGCGGACCGGCGTTGGGCACGCGCACGCCGGCACCGGTGGCGACCTGCGTGGCGGTCGCCAAGCGCGACCTGCGGGCGGGCGAGCAGCTCGACGGGATCGGCGGCTTCACCGCCTACGGGGTCGCGGCCACGGTCGAGGAGGGCGCCGAGCTGCTGCCGATCGGGCTGTCGCAGCACGCGACGCTGCGCCGCGACGTCGGCGTCGACCAGCCGGTCCGGCTCGAGGACGTCGAGCTCGACGAGGACGCCGAGCTCGTGCGCCTCGCCCGTCAGAGGCGCGGGTAG
- a CDS encoding UDP-glucose dehydrogenase family protein encodes MRVSIVGTGYVGLVSGVCLAHVGHDVVCVDLDEAKVERINAGQSPIHEDGLPELLAGVVGTRFRATTDLADAVRDTEVTILAVGTPFGEDRIDLGQIEEAARQVGKVVAELDRYHVVAVKSTVVPGTTEDVVGPALEAASGRRVGAEIGLAMNPEFLREGVAVQDFLEPDRIVLGGVDERTLDTMAALYAVFDDTPVLRVDPRTAEMIKYTANALLATLISFSNEVGNLSGELGVDVVDVLEGVHLDRRFSPVVDGTRVRPVMLTYLAAGCGFGGSCFPKDVKALVAHGRSTDASMDLLEAVLAVNARQPLQLLERLEHHVAPAGSRVAVLGAAFKPGTDDVRESPTLTIVPELVARGAEVVVHDPIATGPAQAVLGTDGVAYTTELATALDGADAVLLVTSWPEYRDVPELLAARDVPVVDGRRVLPPDAVGRYDGIGYPRL; translated from the coding sequence ATGCGTGTCTCGATCGTCGGCACCGGTTACGTCGGCCTGGTCTCGGGCGTCTGCCTCGCGCACGTCGGCCACGACGTCGTGTGCGTCGACCTCGACGAGGCCAAGGTCGAGCGCATCAACGCGGGCCAGTCCCCGATCCACGAGGACGGGCTGCCCGAGCTGCTCGCCGGCGTCGTCGGCACCCGGTTCCGGGCCACGACCGACCTCGCCGACGCCGTGCGCGACACGGAGGTGACGATCCTCGCGGTCGGCACCCCCTTCGGCGAGGACCGCATCGACCTCGGCCAGATCGAGGAGGCCGCCCGGCAGGTCGGCAAGGTCGTGGCCGAGCTCGACCGCTACCACGTCGTCGCGGTCAAGTCGACGGTGGTGCCGGGCACCACCGAGGACGTCGTCGGCCCGGCGCTCGAGGCCGCGTCGGGACGTCGTGTCGGCGCCGAGATCGGGCTCGCGATGAACCCGGAGTTCCTACGCGAGGGTGTCGCCGTGCAGGACTTCCTCGAACCCGACCGGATCGTGCTCGGCGGCGTCGACGAGCGCACGCTCGACACCATGGCGGCGCTGTACGCCGTGTTCGACGACACCCCGGTCCTGCGGGTCGACCCGCGCACCGCCGAGATGATCAAGTACACCGCCAACGCGCTGCTCGCGACGCTGATCTCGTTCTCCAACGAGGTCGGCAATCTGTCCGGCGAGCTCGGCGTGGACGTGGTCGACGTGCTCGAGGGCGTCCACCTCGACCGCCGCTTCTCCCCGGTCGTGGACGGCACCCGGGTGCGTCCGGTAATGCTGACCTACCTCGCGGCCGGCTGCGGGTTCGGCGGCAGCTGCTTCCCGAAGGACGTCAAGGCGCTGGTCGCCCACGGCCGGTCCACCGACGCGTCGATGGACCTGCTCGAAGCGGTGCTGGCCGTCAACGCCCGCCAACCGTTGCAGCTGCTCGAGCGCCTCGAGCACCATGTGGCCCCGGCCGGTTCCCGCGTGGCGGTCCTCGGCGCGGCGTTCAAACCCGGCACCGACGACGTGCGCGAATCCCCGACGCTGACGATCGTCCCCGAACTCGTCGCCCGCGGCGCCGAGGTGGTGGTCCACGACCCGATCGCGACCGGCCCGGCCCAGGCGGTGCTCGGCACGGACGGTGTCGCCTACACCACCGAGCTCGCCACGGCGCTCGACGGCGCCGACGCGGTGCTGCTGGTCACGTCCTGGCCGGAGTACCGCGACGTGCCCGAGCTGCTCGCGGCACGCGACGTCCCGGTCGTCGACGGTCGCCGGGTGCTCCCCCCCGACGCGGTCGGACGCTACGACGGGATCGGCTACCCGCGCCTCTGA